Proteins from a single region of Corallococcus silvisoli:
- a CDS encoding tetratricopeptide repeat protein — protein MRSVLVLFLLVTTPALARSSDDDWKAGLASFREKDFARACPLLRKAAEADRIRGAIWADLGLCELKRGKKTESIHASNLAVRYGDEKVRKSAYFNLGLAGVNLAPQGVTSDGSCAPIEVPKELACGQRIAACGHKLELPGYTYHEEQSAGLVVLSCAEGTCPARLDCAQQGDLPCSNLSIALDSEETLRGMGATPDWTCEDSEVVSTRTLECASKKGANEQTCARKACEEATRWRESPAPRKAWPELEDEIDSWASVNECKSCAEFTTRTRCTVVSIDPCTGRYGAVCTVQETTRDTGLKISGTLAPKTVVQELSFEVAAIPQTDAGM, from the coding sequence ATGCGTTCGGTCCTCGTCCTCTTCCTGCTCGTCACCACGCCCGCGCTCGCCCGGTCCTCGGACGACGACTGGAAGGCCGGCCTCGCCTCGTTTCGCGAGAAGGACTTCGCGCGAGCCTGCCCCTTGTTGCGGAAGGCCGCCGAGGCCGACCGGATCCGAGGTGCGATCTGGGCGGACCTCGGGCTCTGCGAGCTGAAGCGTGGGAAGAAGACGGAGTCCATCCATGCCTCGAACCTCGCGGTGCGCTACGGCGACGAGAAGGTCCGCAAGTCGGCGTACTTCAACCTGGGGCTCGCGGGCGTGAACCTCGCACCCCAGGGCGTAACGAGTGACGGCAGCTGCGCGCCCATCGAGGTCCCCAAGGAACTCGCGTGCGGGCAGCGCATCGCCGCCTGCGGCCACAAGCTCGAGCTCCCGGGCTACACGTACCACGAGGAGCAAAGCGCGGGTCTGGTGGTCCTGTCCTGTGCCGAAGGCACATGCCCCGCGCGGCTCGACTGCGCGCAACAGGGAGACCTGCCCTGCTCCAATCTGAGCATCGCCCTGGACTCCGAGGAGACGCTCCGGGGCATGGGGGCGACGCCCGATTGGACCTGCGAGGACTCGGAGGTCGTGTCGACGCGCACCCTCGAGTGCGCATCGAAGAAGGGGGCGAATGAGCAGACGTGCGCGAGGAAGGCTTGCGAGGAGGCCACCCGTTGGCGCGAGTCCCCAGCTCCGCGCAAGGCGTGGCCGGAGCTCGAGGACGAAATCGATTCGTGGGCCAGCGTGAACGAGTGCAAGTCATGCGCGGAGTTCACGACCCGAACGCGGTGCACGGTCGTTTCAATCGACCCCTGCACGGGTCGTTACGGCGCCGTCTGCACCGTCCAGGAGACCACCCGGGATACCGGGCTGAAGATCTCCGGCACCTTGGCGCCCAAGACCGTCGTGCAAGAGCTGAGCTTCGAGGTCGCCGCGATCCCCCAGACCGACGCAGGAATGTGA
- a CDS encoding C45 family autoproteolytic acyltransferase/hydolase — protein MPHLRLMWKQSRLLWPTLAACAAAPVWAAPAPVAVPNAGFEAAAPTGLPEGWSASGQGKVSTRSDAKAEGSRSLVIESPQGGAETTVQSEPVKLQVGRLYRLSAWVRTKGVQADAQARYPTALGACLSMQSFPFTNCSPPQGADASGRVQVLFFATSASDRVRAHLGHNGKATGTAWFDDVKLEEVDDITAYVPMESVRWAGKGFRYDDGGWVYVHIEGEPYERGRQFGELVSQEIVRYIDKLGVQKDKADSAKGWAQVRLLADSLFLRRFDPEYLEEMKGIADGANVGGAKFKGPDQKERDLDVLDIVALNSAVDLGQLEDANRVTASPLSGRTFLKGEDENGRAGEGDHCSSFVATKSATKDGRVVMGQIFMWNGYTGVHWDVVLDVQPTKGHRFVMQTFPGGIHSGSDWMVNDAGLVIGETTVGQTPFNIDGTPQSNRIRRAAQYASSIDDVERILKDRNNGLYTNDWTLADTKTDEGACLLLGTAKTRLWRTGAKGKVADTPGNLKDFIWANNNNRDPEVRKESLPNANNAPVDLAFNTWNRDIAFQEAYAQYGKGGFDVDSATRMMASSPINRPHACDGKVTTSEMAEKLMFLAHYGKTTLREKMVGSRWIPDLPGATPHLSLGYTAFSPIYVADQLKAAKAKQKPEPKEEKPKRDFARVKDALSFDEKLLWANTVFPATDADNWFVSGSAAYWTQVKDLPEGDDLSKAFDAQRDTLAELNARYLYLTAREGDVVPTAARTDYGRYGTYAVPRIKGTYLLHQLRLTLGNAKFAKVMGAVHTKFANKKLTTQDFIRTASEAAGQDVSPLVKQWVERGGLPAPRLTSRAQKAKEGYEVTLKVDQSGTPWRFATLVEVQTEKGAVVERVEVKGASDTFTVKVADRPVRVVFNVGNDIPVARERYQTLANTLDDWERLLFVYGSARQVESMRTLALNYREQLADASPEKLAPLKPDAEVTDAELADRDLVVFGGAEDNGLLARLASEKKLPVELGRRFFRWQGKTYGRADDGLAMALPNPWNPKRTLYLFVANSGLELWHMTRSFQRGLQSWALFRAGEVSGKGFHTPDGLTQELSVELPAPKLGMLTP, from the coding sequence CACGGGCCTCCCCGAGGGCTGGTCCGCGTCCGGACAGGGCAAGGTGTCCACCCGCTCCGACGCGAAGGCCGAGGGCAGCCGCAGCCTCGTCATCGAGAGCCCCCAGGGTGGCGCGGAGACCACGGTGCAGTCCGAACCCGTGAAGCTCCAGGTGGGGCGCCTCTACCGGCTGAGCGCCTGGGTTCGCACGAAGGGCGTGCAGGCGGACGCGCAGGCCCGCTACCCCACGGCGCTGGGCGCGTGTCTGTCCATGCAGAGCTTCCCCTTCACCAACTGCTCACCGCCGCAGGGCGCGGACGCCAGCGGCCGGGTGCAGGTGCTCTTCTTCGCCACCAGCGCCAGCGACCGCGTGCGGGCGCACCTGGGCCACAACGGCAAGGCGACCGGCACCGCGTGGTTCGACGACGTGAAGCTGGAGGAGGTGGACGACATCACCGCGTATGTCCCCATGGAGAGCGTGCGCTGGGCGGGCAAGGGCTTCCGGTATGACGACGGCGGCTGGGTGTACGTGCACATCGAGGGCGAGCCCTACGAGCGCGGCCGTCAGTTCGGCGAGCTCGTGTCGCAGGAGATCGTCCGCTACATCGACAAGCTGGGCGTCCAGAAGGACAAGGCGGACTCCGCGAAGGGCTGGGCGCAGGTGCGCCTGCTGGCGGACTCGCTGTTCCTGCGCCGCTTCGACCCCGAGTACCTGGAGGAGATGAAGGGCATCGCCGACGGCGCGAACGTGGGCGGCGCGAAGTTCAAGGGGCCGGACCAGAAGGAGCGCGACCTGGATGTGCTGGACATCGTCGCGCTCAACTCCGCCGTGGACCTGGGCCAGCTGGAGGACGCCAACCGCGTGACGGCGTCCCCTCTGTCCGGCCGCACCTTCCTCAAGGGCGAGGACGAGAACGGCCGGGCGGGGGAGGGCGACCACTGCTCGTCGTTCGTGGCCACGAAGTCCGCGACGAAGGACGGCCGCGTCGTCATGGGGCAGATCTTCATGTGGAACGGCTACACCGGCGTCCACTGGGACGTGGTGCTGGACGTGCAGCCCACCAAGGGCCACCGCTTCGTGATGCAGACCTTCCCGGGCGGCATCCACAGCGGCTCGGACTGGATGGTCAACGACGCGGGCCTCGTCATCGGTGAGACGACGGTGGGCCAGACGCCCTTCAACATCGACGGCACCCCGCAGAGCAACCGCATCCGCCGGGCCGCGCAGTACGCCTCCTCCATCGACGACGTGGAGCGCATCCTCAAGGACCGCAACAACGGCCTCTACACCAACGACTGGACGCTGGCGGACACGAAGACGGACGAGGGCGCGTGCCTGCTGCTGGGCACCGCGAAGACGCGCCTGTGGCGCACGGGCGCCAAGGGCAAGGTGGCGGACACGCCCGGAAACCTGAAGGACTTCATCTGGGCCAACAACAACAACCGCGACCCGGAGGTCCGCAAGGAGTCCCTGCCCAACGCGAACAACGCCCCGGTGGACCTGGCCTTCAACACCTGGAACCGCGACATCGCCTTCCAGGAGGCCTATGCCCAGTACGGCAAGGGCGGCTTCGACGTGGACAGCGCCACGCGGATGATGGCCTCCAGCCCCATCAATCGCCCCCACGCGTGTGACGGCAAGGTCACCACGTCGGAGATGGCGGAGAAGCTGATGTTCCTGGCCCACTACGGCAAGACGACGCTGCGCGAGAAGATGGTGGGCAGCCGCTGGATTCCCGACCTGCCCGGCGCCACGCCGCACCTGTCCCTGGGCTACACCGCCTTCAGCCCCATCTACGTCGCGGATCAGCTGAAGGCGGCGAAGGCGAAGCAGAAGCCCGAGCCCAAGGAGGAGAAGCCCAAGCGCGACTTCGCCCGCGTGAAGGACGCGCTCTCCTTCGACGAGAAGCTGCTCTGGGCCAACACCGTGTTCCCCGCGACGGACGCGGACAACTGGTTCGTCAGCGGCTCGGCCGCGTACTGGACCCAGGTCAAGGACCTGCCGGAAGGGGACGACCTCTCCAAGGCCTTCGACGCCCAGCGCGACACGCTCGCGGAGCTCAACGCCCGCTACCTCTACCTGACGGCGCGCGAGGGCGACGTGGTGCCCACCGCCGCGCGCACGGACTACGGCCGCTATGGCACGTACGCGGTGCCGCGCATCAAGGGCACGTACCTGCTGCACCAGCTGCGGCTGACGCTGGGCAACGCGAAGTTCGCGAAGGTGATGGGCGCGGTGCACACGAAGTTCGCGAACAAGAAGCTCACCACCCAGGACTTCATCCGCACCGCCTCGGAGGCCGCGGGCCAGGACGTCTCGCCGCTCGTGAAGCAGTGGGTGGAGCGCGGCGGCCTGCCCGCGCCGCGCCTGACGTCCCGTGCCCAGAAGGCGAAGGAGGGCTACGAGGTGACGCTGAAGGTGGACCAGTCCGGCACGCCCTGGCGCTTCGCCACGCTGGTGGAGGTGCAGACGGAGAAGGGGGCCGTGGTGGAGCGCGTGGAGGTGAAGGGGGCCAGCGACACCTTCACGGTGAAGGTCGCGGACCGGCCGGTGCGCGTGGTGTTCAACGTGGGCAATGACATCCCCGTGGCCCGCGAGCGCTACCAGACCCTGGCCAACACGCTGGACGACTGGGAGAGGCTGCTCTTCGTGTACGGCTCCGCGCGCCAGGTGGAGTCCATGCGCACGCTGGCGCTGAACTACCGCGAGCAGCTGGCGGACGCGTCCCCGGAGAAGCTGGCGCCGCTCAAGCCGGACGCGGAGGTGACGGACGCGGAGCTGGCGGACCGCGACCTCGTCGTCTTCGGTGGCGCGGAGGACAACGGGCTGCTGGCGCGGCTGGCCTCGGAGAAGAAGCTGCCGGTGGAGCTGGGACGGCGGTTCTTCCGCTGGCAGGGCAAGACGTATGGCCGCGCGGATGACGGCCTCGCCATGGCGCTGCCCAACCCCTGGAACCCGAAGCGCACGCTCTACCTCTTCGTCGCCAACAGCGGCCTGGAGCTGTGGCACATGACGCGCTCCTTCCAGCGCGGCCTCCAGAGCTGGGCCCTGTTCCGCGCGGGCGAGGTGAGCGGCAAGGGCTTCCACACCCCTGACGGCCTCACCCAGGAGCTGTCCGTGGAGCTGCCCGCGCCCAAGCTGGGCATGCTCACGCCGTAG
- a CDS encoding serine hydrolase domain-containing protein — protein sequence MLTAAMVLTVPAVAAPRSPSGAPPQFTQVIEREVPAIMKEAHIQGAAVGLIVGGKLVYAKGFGFADHAGKVPVTPDTVFVAASLSKPIASWVTMRLAEQGRVQLDASVADVLSPWPLTQNQFDHRLITIRRLLSHTAGTTLGGYQGWLDFKELPSLEESLAGKTNGRGAVELFAPVGVKFQYSGGGYTLMQLAIERTTQRKYSDLARELVFRPLGMKHSSVAMTPEVLAGAAQGHDDEGKPAPARYYAEQAPSTLTTTVRDFARWMIAGMANTAGAHPLTQAQLAKLYTPAELSTPRAPDEAVYGLGHFIERLGDGSTAVGHDGRNQAGFRAKFLMRPQSGDGIVFFSNSRSGLALDRVVCLWGADVAKVEPATTCKK from the coding sequence GTGCTGACCGCCGCGATGGTGCTCACCGTGCCGGCCGTCGCGGCCCCGCGCTCGCCCAGTGGCGCGCCCCCGCAGTTCACCCAGGTCATCGAGCGGGAAGTGCCGGCCATCATGAAGGAGGCCCATATCCAAGGCGCGGCCGTGGGCCTGATCGTCGGAGGCAAGCTGGTCTACGCCAAGGGCTTCGGCTTCGCGGACCACGCGGGCAAGGTGCCTGTGACGCCCGACACGGTGTTCGTCGCTGCCTCGCTGTCCAAGCCGATCGCCAGCTGGGTGACGATGCGTCTGGCCGAGCAGGGGCGCGTGCAGTTGGATGCGTCGGTGGCCGATGTGCTGTCGCCGTGGCCGCTGACGCAGAACCAGTTCGACCATCGCCTGATCACGATCCGCCGCCTGCTGTCGCACACCGCGGGCACGACCCTGGGCGGGTATCAGGGCTGGCTCGACTTCAAGGAGCTGCCGAGCCTGGAGGAGTCGCTGGCCGGCAAGACCAATGGCCGCGGCGCCGTGGAGCTGTTCGCGCCGGTCGGCGTGAAGTTCCAGTACTCCGGCGGCGGCTACACCCTGATGCAGTTGGCCATCGAGCGGACCACGCAGCGCAAGTATTCGGACCTCGCGCGCGAGCTGGTGTTCCGGCCGCTGGGCATGAAACACAGCAGCGTCGCCATGACGCCGGAGGTGCTGGCCGGCGCGGCGCAGGGCCACGACGATGAGGGCAAGCCGGCGCCGGCGCGCTACTACGCCGAGCAGGCGCCTTCGACCCTGACCACCACCGTCCGAGACTTCGCCCGCTGGATGATTGCCGGCATGGCGAACACCGCTGGCGCGCATCCCCTGACCCAGGCGCAGCTGGCCAAGCTGTACACACCCGCGGAGCTGAGCACGCCGCGCGCGCCCGATGAGGCCGTCTACGGCCTGGGCCACTTCATCGAACGCCTCGGCGACGGCAGCACCGCCGTCGGTCACGACGGACGCAACCAGGCCGGCTTCCGCGCCAAGTTCTTGATGCGTCCGCAGTCCGGCGACGGCATCGTCTTCTTCAGCAACTCCCGCAGCG
- a CDS encoding class I SAM-dependent DNA methyltransferase: MDEYDWIADWYASQRAGHMGVPEVTALAASLPAGASVLDVGCGTGLPLTKVLLEHGCHVMGVDSSRELLARFQENFPHVPVIHAPIQSCDLQARTFDAAIAWGVLFHLTHEEQGHAIANIARALKPGAAFLFTSGDAHGSIDGEPMNGVPFRYHSYSVDGYRDLLRAHGLTLEATRTDAGGNVYFLSLKTG, from the coding sequence GTGGACGAGTACGACTGGATCGCGGACTGGTATGCATCCCAACGCGCGGGCCACATGGGCGTTCCGGAGGTGACCGCGCTCGCGGCCTCGCTTCCGGCCGGCGCCTCGGTGCTGGACGTCGGCTGCGGCACGGGGTTGCCGCTGACGAAGGTGCTGCTGGAGCATGGCTGCCATGTGATGGGCGTGGACAGCTCCCGCGAGCTGCTGGCGCGCTTTCAAGAGAACTTCCCTCACGTGCCGGTGATCCATGCGCCCATCCAGTCGTGTGACCTACAGGCGCGAACGTTCGATGCCGCGATCGCTTGGGGAGTCCTGTTCCACCTGACCCACGAAGAGCAGGGACATGCGATCGCCAATATCGCGAGGGCATTGAAGCCCGGCGCCGCGTTCCTCTTCACCTCGGGCGACGCCCACGGCTCCATCGATGGCGAGCCGATGAATGGCGTGCCGTTCCGCTATCACTCGTACAGCGTCGACGGGTATCGGGACCTGCTGCGCGCGCACGGACTCACGCTGGAAGCGACGCGCACGGACGCAGGGGGGAACGTCTACTTCCTGTCGCTCAAGACGGGATGA